Part of the Candidatus Chlorohelix allophototropha genome, GCAAGCCCAAGCCTGCTACTACTCGTTCCACATCAGATAAATTGCCTACCACTTTTCTCAAGGGAAGCGGGAGTTGCTTTATGAGAGTGGGCACTGCCACGATTTGGGCTTCTTTGGCTTTCTCCGGTTGCTGGTAAATATCAATCACTTCCAATTTGTACCGCCCTTGAAGATGCTCTTCACAGATTCTCTGGATGTT contains:
- a CDS encoding circadian clock KaiB family protein encodes the protein MKDSENEDTDSTLDAFEKALEQVNSEHYILRLFVTGTTPKSAQAIQNIQRICEEHLQGRYKLEVIDIYQQPEKAKEAQIVAVPTLIKQLPLPLRKVVGNLSDVERVVAGLGLQMENPGNKPQK